One genomic region from Cryptococcus neoformans var. grubii H99 chromosome 10, complete sequence encodes:
- a CDS encoding mitochondrial matrix protein import protein, with translation MARRIASISGNALYGAGSRPAVLTYTLFFRSYSTPAREKVAKPTAYGRLRPVISTFQAPIDWAAAYGSGVLPQASYKPPAPGDAGPLTDLLISTPDAEAFHKINLEQNPGHYPVYARWIGGKGVGWVQEKWGAGVWYVTMVDINGVNVKYGVISTPTLEKDLKEWTTFYLSGRLHKPVLTLIPPSPSLSSALSTNSHSALSLALLLLPPSFTEDGLWEQIAGLSYSGDPRMSVPGAENPEKVRNIVRGEGAREGFREVYGGLLRGLGIRWKGEDKGDKEGWEWKGNGEEMMVRPDGSKYLLSLTLSLPLSLRQSLAVHYPILSSASASSEHSSRVSVVEDSKFRANLSEALRKIIHGPALRQSIKGLFTAGPVKSFWYSLAKIGKWLKGRKQK, from the exons ATGGCGAGACGTATAGCATCAATTTCTGGAAACGCACTCTATGGAGCTGGGTCGCGTCCCGCAGTTCTCACAtacaccctcttcttccgctcaTATTCCACCCCAGCACGCGAAAAAGTCGCCAAACCCACTGCCTACGGTAGACTCCGGCCTGTTATATCGACATTTCAAGCACCGATAGATTGGGCAGCGGCTTATGGCTCGGGTGTCCTGCCCCAGGCATCTTACAAGCCCCCAGCGCCGGGAGATGCAGGACCGCTGACAGACTTGTTGATATCCACACCCGACGCAGAGGCTTTCCACAAGATCAATCTGGAGCAGAACCCGGGACACTATCCTGTGTACGCGAGGTGGATAGGCGGGAAAGGGGTAGGGTGGGTGCAGGAGAAGTGGGGAGCGGGGGTGTGGTATGTGACCATGGTGGACATTAACGGCGTG AATGTCAAGTACGGCGTCATATCCACTCCGACGCTGGAGAAAGACCTGAAAGAATGGACCACATTCTACCTCTCTGGACGGTTACACAAGCCGGTGCTAACCCTTATCCCACCATCGCCATCCCTCTCTTCAGCTCTCAGTACCAATTCACACTCTGCCCTCTCCCtcgctctcctccttttaCCGCCCAGTTTTACAGAAGATGGGCTATGGGAACAGATTGCTGGGCTAAGTTACTCGGGCGATCCAAGAATGAGCGTGCCAGGAGCTGAAAACCCAGAAAAGGTGAGGAATATCGTAAGAGGTGAAGGGGCGAGGGAAGGATTCCGAGAGGTCTATGGTGGGCTGTTGAGAGGATTAGGAATCAGATGGAAGGGCGAAGATAAGGGCGACAAGGAAGGGTGGGAATGGAAGGGGaacggagaagagatgatggtc AGACCTGATGGATCAAAGTACCTACTCTCCCTCACTCTGTCCTTGCCACTCTCCCTTCGCCAATCTCTTGCCGTTCATTATCCTATTCTCTCGTCCGCCTCCGCCTCAAGCGAGCATTCCAGTCGGGTATCTGTAGTCGAGGACTCCAAATTTCGAGCCAACCTCTCGGAAGCATTGCGCAAAATCATCCACGGCCCCGCTTTGCGCCAAAGTATCAAGGGGTTGTTCACTGCCGGCCCAGTGAAGAGTTTCTGGTATAGCCTGGCCAAGATTGGTAAGTGGTTAAAGGGGAGAAAGCAAAagtga
- a CDS encoding ubiquitin-conjugating enzyme E2 M: MIKLWSVKKNEEAAAKKRPKVTAAQLRIQKDLTELDLPSTMKTVFPDPNDVLNFKLTITPDEGIYKGGVFTFSFVINPNYPHEPPKVKCLEKIYHPNLDLEGNVCLNILREDWKPVLTLSSVMIGIQYLFLEPNPDDPLNKDAAEDFRRNRESFIHNVKTAMRGGSIRGESFDRVLP; the protein is encoded by the exons ATGATCAAG CTTTGGTCCGTcaagaagaacgaagagGCTGCTGCAAAGAAGAGACCCAAGGTCACTGCCGCTCAGCTCCGAATCCAAAAAG ACCTGACTGAACTCGACCTTCCCTCTACAATGAAAACCGTCTTCCCCGACCCCAACGACGTCCTCAACTTTAAACTCACCATCACTCCTGACGAAGGCATCTATAAGGGCGGTGTCTTTACTTTTTCATTCGTGATCAATCCCAATTACCCTCATGAACCGCCCAAGGTCAAGTGCCTGGAGAAGATCTACCACCCTAATCTGGATCTGGAGGGGAACGTCTGCTT GAACATTTTGAGAGAAGACTGGAAACCAGTCTTGACACTTTCTAGTGTGATGATCGGTATCCAatatcttttccttgaaCC TAACCCTGATGACCCCCTGAACAAGG ACGCCGCCGAAGATTTCAGACGGAACCGTGAGAGCTTTATTCACAATGTCAAGACTGCTATGCGAGGTGGCTCTATCAGAGGAGAATCGTTTGACCGCGTCCTTCCTTGA
- a CDS encoding 26S protease regulatory subunit 8 produces the protein MAVATQKMPKAPTSTPGGSIKTYYQNKIEAAELDITRKTQNLRRLEAQRNALNARVRLLREELQVLQEPGSYVGEVIKVMGKKKVLVKVQPEGKYVVDFSPDIPISALTPNIRVSLRADSYLLHSILPNKIDPLVSLMMVEKVPDSTYEMVGGLDKQIKEIKEVIELPVKHPELFESLGIAQPKGVLLYGPPGTGKTLLARAVAHHTDCRFIRVSGSELVQKYIGEGSRMVRELFVMAREHAPSIIFMDEIDSIGSSRGEGGGKSGDSEVQRTMMELLNQLDGFEATKNIKVIMATNRIDILDSALLRPGRIDRKIEFPPPNPEARITILKIHSRKMSLQRGINFRSLAEKMGNCSGAEVRGICTEAGMYALRERRQYVGQEDFEMAIAKVLKKNADNNMSVNKLFS, from the exons ATGGCGGTGGCGACTCAGAAGATGCCCAAAGCTCCAACATCTACTCCTGGAGGTAGCATCAAG ACCTACTATCAGAACAAGATCGAAGCTGCCGAGCTTGACATCACCCGTAAAACACAAAACCTTCGTCGTTTGGAAGCTCAGCGTAATGCCCTTAACGCTCGAG TGAGGCTACTTCGAGAAGAATTGCAGGTTTTGCAAGAGCCCGGAAGCTATGTCGGTGAGGTCATTAAGGTGATGggtaagaagaaggtttTGGTCAAGGTGCAGCCTGAGGGCAAGTACG TGGTTGACTTCTCCCCCGATATCCCCATCTCTGCCCTTACCCCTAACATCCGAGTTTCCCTTCGAGCCGATTCTTACCTCCTCCATTCCATCCTCCCCAACAAGATCGACCCCCTCGTCTCTCTCATGATGGTCGAAAAGGTTCCTGATAGTACATATGAGATGGTTGGTGGTTTGGACAAGCAAATCAAGGAGATTAAGGAAGTTATCGAGTTGCCCGTTAAGCACCCCGAACTCTTTGAGAGTTTGGGTATCGCTCAGCCCAAGGGCGTCTTGCTCTACGGTCCACCGGGGACGGGTAAGACCCTTCTCGCTCGAGCGGTTGCACATCACACCGACTGTCGATTCATCCGGGTATCTGGTTCGGAACTTGTACAAAAGTACATTGGTGAAGGTTCCCGAATGGTGCGAGAGCTGTTCGTGATGGCGAGAGAACATGCGCCAAGTATCATTTTCATGGATGAAATTGACTCTATCGGAAGTTCgcgaggagaagggggtGGTAAGAGTGGAGACTCGGAAGTGCAGAGGACAATGATGGAATTGTTGAACCAGTTGGATGGATTTGAGGCCACGAAGAACATCAAG GTTATCATGGCCACTAACCGTATAGACATTCTCGATTCCGCTCTCCTGCGTCCGGGACGTATCGACCGTAAAATCGAgttccctcctcccaacCCCGAGGCTCGAATCACTATTCTCAAGATTCATTCGAGAAAGATGTCTCTCCAGCGTGGTATCAACTTTAGATCATTggcagagaagatgggCAACTGTTCAGGTGCTGAAGTTAGGGGTATCTGTACTGAAGCGG GAATGTACGCGCTgcgagagagaagacaatATGTCGGTCAGGAGGACTTTGAGATGGCGATAGCAAAggttttgaagaagaacgcCGATAACAACATGAGCGTGAACAAGCTCTTCAGTTAG
- a CDS encoding large subunit ribosomal protein L37 codes for MISLRPLTSITRRRSIQVARAGAASFSSSSACASPKTKPGRAVVSSCPAGTPLANLSVLKDKPDPVALPDDQYPAWLWTLLEDTSKAHKAEENAVHLTQEGESGFDLQAEKKKLKNLNRQNIKGANYLKSTA; via the exons ATGATTTCCTTAAGACCCCTCACCAGCATTACCAGAAGACGGTCAATACAGGTTGCTCGGGCTGGCGctgcctccttctcctcttcctcagctTGCGCCTCTCCTAAAACTAAGCCCGGAAGGG CTGTTGTTTCCTCGTGCCCCGCTGGGACTCCTCTTGCCAACCTCTCCGTCCTCAAAGACAAGCCTGACCCCGTCGCCCTTCCAGACGACCAATACCCAGCATGGTTGTGGACTTTACTGGAAGATACTAGCAAGGCGCACAAGGCGGAGGAGAATGCTGTTCACTTGACCCAAGAGGGAGAATCAGGCTTTGACCTGCAAgcggagaaaaagaagttGAAAAACTT AAATCGACAAAATATCAAGGGCGCCAACTACTTGAAGTCAACGGCATAG